Proteins from one Deltaproteobacteria bacterium genomic window:
- a CDS encoding endonuclease III, which produces MAETYESPFRVLISCILSLRTQDATTAKASHRLFAIADSPEAMVKLTAKKIEKLIYPVGFYKTKAGQILGMCQTIIDRHNGKVPDEIDELLKFKGVGRKTANLVVTLGYNKPGICVDTHVHRISNRWGYIETANPEKTEIALRAKLPKQYWIEYNNLLVNFGQHLCRPISPQCSHCPVKKYCPQIGVGVRR; this is translated from the coding sequence ATGGCGGAGACCTACGAGAGTCCGTTTCGCGTGCTGATCTCATGTATTCTGAGTTTGCGCACCCAAGACGCCACCACGGCAAAAGCCTCGCATCGTTTGTTCGCCATCGCCGACTCGCCAGAAGCGATGGTTAAGTTAACAGCGAAAAAAATCGAGAAACTGATCTACCCGGTGGGCTTTTACAAAACTAAGGCGGGGCAGATTCTTGGGATGTGCCAGACGATCATCGACCGTCATAACGGTAAAGTCCCCGACGAGATCGACGAGCTGTTAAAATTCAAAGGCGTCGGCCGCAAGACCGCCAACTTGGTCGTCACCTTGGGCTACAACAAACCCGGCATCTGCGTCGACACCCACGTGCATCGAATCTCCAATCGCTGGGGCTATATCGAAACCGCCAACCCGGAGAAAACCGAAATCGCCTTGCGCGCCAAGCTGCCCAAACAATACTGGATCGAGTACAACAATTTGCTGGTGAACTTCGGCCAGCATTTATGCCGGCCGATCTCGCCCCAGTGCAGTCATTGCCCGGTGAAAAAATATTGCCCGCAGATCGGCGTCGGCGTGCGACGATAG
- a CDS encoding SDR family oxidoreductase gives MDLGLKDKVALVAGASQGMGRATAMAFAREGAKVAICARGEAALNETADAIRKQTGGEVLAMIADMSKADDIKKFVNDSAKHFGRLDVIVNNAGGPPPGEFMKFTDEDWQNAFNLSFMSTMRMTREAVPHMRKVGGGRVINITSYSVKEPIAGLVLSNGIRSSVIGMAKTISRELGRDNILINNVCPGRIDTDRAQKLNKARADRLNRPVEEINKEMAAEVPLGRYGTADETADLIVFLGSDRASYITGTTIQIDGGLVRGIQ, from the coding sequence ATGGATCTCGGACTTAAAGATAAAGTGGCGTTGGTAGCGGGGGCGAGCCAGGGGATGGGCCGGGCGACAGCGATGGCGTTTGCGCGGGAAGGCGCCAAGGTGGCGATCTGCGCGCGCGGCGAAGCGGCGCTCAATGAAACCGCGGACGCGATCCGCAAACAGACCGGCGGCGAAGTGCTTGCCATGATCGCCGATATGTCGAAAGCGGACGACATCAAAAAATTCGTCAACGACAGTGCCAAACATTTCGGCCGCCTCGACGTGATCGTCAACAACGCCGGCGGTCCGCCTCCGGGCGAATTCATGAAATTCACCGATGAGGACTGGCAAAACGCTTTCAACTTGAGCTTCATGAGCACCATGCGCATGACCCGCGAAGCGGTGCCGCATATGCGCAAAGTCGGCGGTGGCCGGGTGATCAACATTACCTCTTACTCGGTCAAGGAGCCGATCGCCGGATTGGTGCTATCCAACGGCATTCGCAGCAGCGTTATCGGCATGGCTAAGACGATTTCCCGCGAGCTTGGACGGGACAACATTCTCATCAACAACGTTTGCCCAGGACGCATCGACACGGATCGCGCGCAGAAATTGAACAAAGCGCGCGCCGATCGCCTAAACCGGCCGGTGGAGGAGATCAACAAGGAGATGGCGGCGGAAGTGCCGCTCGGCCGCTACGGCACGGCGGATGAGACGGCTGATCTAATTGTCTTTCTCGGTTCGGATCGCGCCAGCTATATTACCGGCACGACGATTCAAATCGACGGAGGTTTAGTCAGGGGGATTCAATAA